In a genomic window of Leishmania donovani BPK282A1 complete genome, chromosome 32:
- a CDS encoding ethanolamine-phosphate cytidylyltransferase, putative produces MPTVPSSTPSPASAPSVEVPPGKVWLNADEPNDEYSLFCTEAIPPKVPGTVRIWVDGCFDMLHFGHANALRQARRLGDELFVGCHSDEEVMRFKGPPIMHAEERYEALRACKWVDYVVENYPYCTRLKDVERLEIDYVVHGDDISVDLNGRNSYQEIIDAGKFKVVKRTEGISTTDLVGRMLLCTKNHMLKSVDEVQLESSLFEHSPTMHCLTTSRKIVQFSNNSSPKSGDRIVYVDGSFDLFHIGHIRVLQKARELGDYVIAGVYEDQVVNEHKGKNYPIMNLNERVLGVLSCRYVDEVVMGVPFDVSKDVIDGLHINVVVGGKFSDLVVEEGGSTRYKVPKAMGIYHEVDSGCTLSTDSLIDRVVENRLAFLKRQAEKQIKDKKSQEIKPDDYRNVREVS; encoded by the coding sequence ATGCCCACCGTTCCCTCTTCAACTCCGTCGCCCGCCTCCGCACCCAGTGTGGAGGTGCCGCCAGGCAAAGTGTGGCTGAACGCCGACGAGCCGAATGACGAGTACTCGCTGTTCTGCACCGAGGCGATCCCGCCGAAGGTGCCAGGCACAGTTCGCATTTGGGTGGACGGCTGCTTCGACATGCTCCACTTTGGGCACGCGAATGCACTGCGTCAGGCACGTCGACTCGGCGACGAGCTCTTTGTCGGGTGCCACAGTGATGAGGAGGTAATGCGCTTCAAGGGGCCGCCGATCATGCACGCCGAGGAGCGCTatgaggcgctgcgggcgtGCAAATGGGTCGACTACGTTGTCGAGAACTATCCCTACTGCACACGGCTCAAGGATGTCGAGCGGTTGGAGATTGACTACGTCGTTCACGGTGACGATATCTCCGTCGACTTGAATGGCCGCAACTCGTACCAGGAAATCATCGATGCCGGCAAGTTCAAGGTGGTGAAGCGCACCGAGGGCATCTCCACGACAGACCTGGTGGGACGCATGCTCCTATGCACCAAGAACCACATGCTCAAGTCAGTGgacgaggtgcagctggagAGCTCCCTGTTCGAGCACAGCCCCACTATGCACTGCCTGACTACGTCCCGCAAGATTGTGCAGTTCAGCAACAACTCGAGCCCCAAGTCAGGCGACCGTATCGTCTATGTGGACGGGAGTTTCGATCTCTTTCATATTGGCCACATCCGCGTTTTGCAGAAGGCGCGCGAGTTGGGCGACTACGTCATTGCCGGCGTGTATGAAGATCAGGTGGTGAATGAGCACAAAGGCAAGAACTACCCAATCATGAACCTCAACGAGCGTGTGCTCGGCGTCCTGTCGTGCCGTTACGTTGACGAAGTGGTGATGGGCGTGCCGTTTGACGTCAGCAAGGATGTGATTGACGGCCTCCACATTAACGTGGTCGTAGGCGGCAAGTTCTCGGACCTGGTGgtagaggagggagggagtacAAGATACAAGGTGCCCAAGGCGATGGGCATCTACCACGAAGTGGACTCGGGCTGCACCCTCTCGACGGACTCCCTTATCGACCGCGTGGTCGAAAACCGCCTCGCCTTTCTGAAGCGGCAGGCGGAAAAGCAGATCAAGGACAAGAAGAGTCAGGAGATAAAGCCGGACGACTACCGCAATGTGCGGGAGGTGAGCTAG